The Hippocampus zosterae strain Florida chromosome 2, ASM2543408v3, whole genome shotgun sequence genome contains the following window.
tatatatatatatatatatatatatatataatacacacacacacacacgcatttaaatcacaacaaacaaaaccaacgtGATTTGTTAGAAAATGCAGTTACATTATGTCACATCTCTACATTGTCAGCCAGTCCAGCAGCAACGGGtatgttgatttttgttttttggaacaaCCTTTTGCTTTTACTCCATGAAAACGTtgccccctaccccccccccccgacataaATGGGGTGGAAGTcacttatactgtatgtgctaGCTGACacgacagcacacacacacacagaaaatgcaTCTTGACTTCAGTGGCCCGTTTTCAAACGGCACTattgcaattttaaaaatatgcatttcaaaCGAAATCCTTCAAGTTACGGTTACCATCGCTCGGTGCTATTAGCTTAGCTCCGTTTGAGCGAGATACAATCACACTTTCTGTTGACGAAACTGAGGAAGTACATGGTTGTTCTCGTGGCTCCCCCCGGAAGTCCCGTGGCAACATTTCTGGGGTCACGATGGCGAGCTCCCACGCTCACTGCAACAAAGCTTGAACACAAAAAATCAAGACCGCAGGGACAGCATTCTTATGACTGCTCTGGCACCATGCGGCTCagtgttagcatttttttttctcggtgaCTTTGCTTCTCAACCTTGATTCTGCTTCTGACCAAAACGGGCAGTCATTTGGAACCGGTTGCCCCGCATCGGTTCCAATCTCTTTGTTCCTCCCCTCCTTTGTTGCGCCGCCTCTCAGAACAACACGTCCTCATTGGTGATGAGCATTTCCACCACCAGCCTTTGGTAGCGGATGTCATTGAGTGCGGTCATGGCGTCCAAGTCAGGCGATCTCATCAACGTGGGTCCAAAGACGATTCCAAGGTTCTCACTGGACATGAGGTTCTCCTTCTCGTACTGGGTCACCCTGAGGGAGAAGAGAGGGAAGGGCGTACGTCGAAGCGCAGCTCTGCAGTCCCTCTGTCCAAAAAAAGTAAAGGGGGCAGGAGGTTACCTCTTGAGGTGCGCCATGAGGTAGCGCAGCGACTCGCAGTGAGCCGGCGGCAGGAGCTTCAGGGCGTCGTGGAGGGCTTCCAGGCGCTTTTCTGGGTCAGTGACCTCTGCAACGAGCAAACGGAACAACACCCATAAAGACATCTAATGTGTCGtcattagggggggggggcggggggcgggcctACTTGCGGACTCGATGAAGCGTGGGTAGGCATCGTATGTGATGAGTGGAATGGGCAGCTCCCTGAAGTAGAGCTTGAGCGCGCCCGTGATGATGTTGATGTCCTCGTATACGCCCGACGAGATGTCCGCCTTCTCGCCGTCTGCGGACGCGCCGCCGTGTCAGGGAAGGAGGCGGCTCGGGGGCGTTTGGAGTCGACTGGCGATTCTCACCTCTATCGAAGGCCAGCTTGACGTCTTCAACCAGCTCGCTGAAGCCGGATATTCGATACAAACCTTCCGATTGGAGACCTGAAGGGCGGTGGAAAGCCACGGTTGCAAAGAAGCCTCGGCGACGGCGggttagcgggggggggggggggggggggggcgacgcctTTGCACCCACCTCTGGCTTCGATTTCCTGGATGCACATGTCGACCACCATGGGCCTTTTGGTGTTGTGCGCTTTGACCAGCGTGGTCAGGTCGCAGCTGTACACCTTCTTGACATGACGTAGGTCCGGCTGGCAGTCATTGGGCACAACCTTGGAGCACTGCTTGTGGACGTTCAAGCCGCAGTCTGAGACGTACAAGACTTTTATTGAGCGGACACGTGTGCGAGCGTAGcagaggtggggggcggggggggagttcAATTTCACGCCGGCGTCGACGaacatgttttgtttcaagCGCTTTCCGTTTTCTCAAGCGGATTTGCAAAATTGTCGGTGAGCGATGGGACATCGGGTGCACTTCCCCTACGctaggcgtgtccaaagtccggcccgcgggccaaatccggcccgcggtcgaatttcatccggccctcggcccccccatcataaaatcagtgccgtctggcccgcaggttgggcgcaatggaacacgtgttgcattgactgaggtctcgcagactggtgagtgatgtttcatagagtactgcttccctctagaggctaaatgagtaatagcattcactaaatgagtaatagcatttagacactagagggcatcactcacgagttaacaagacatcactccgtgtttatattgactgatatgtcatatttcaaattcctgtttcaaatgaaccaaaagaaattcttaagattgttgaaattcaaataaaaatggaaatgtgaaacagactggcttactaaaatttgttgaacaatattgttgttcaatgtaaagaatgtcagccaaggtcggccccccgacattttaccacataaaatctggcccccttggcaaaaagtttggacacccctgccctacgcGCACCAAGCTTAGGCGCCAGCATTCTATtagttcaccactagatggcacttcTACACGCTGGCACCTTAAGAGCGACGGTCAATTAGCTTTCGGCTCACTTGAGAGTTACCTGCGCACTTGACTCCTTGAGCGATGAGCCCCCACATGAAGTTGGCGCAGTACTCGCACCAGTGAGGGCCACGAAACGTATGAACCTGAACGACGAAGGGGAAAACACGAATCAACGCACACGCGGACACGCGCGCGCATACGCTAGCATGCGAGTCTCACCTTAAAGTTGTGAACCTTCTCGTATTTGGGCACCATATCGCTTTCCCGCAGCGTGGCTCGCCGCACCAGCGACGTGAGCTGTGAAAGGGCAAAAGATTTGATTGGCTGCCAGAAGGCGCAAGCGGGAGAGGTCGGTTTGGACAGAAGCGGGCCTCCGTCGCCCTGCTGCGTCCTCGTCTTCACGACGGCGTCCGGCCGACGAAGAACCGAGCCGCCGCCGAGAACGGCGGCAAACCACGAACCCTTTTCGGGTGGACATTTCGGGTGGCCCGATTGCTTCTGACCTCTGCTCACAACATGAGACTTGCCCTTTGGCATGAGGAGAtctggagtttaaaaaaaaaaaaaaatcgcaaaaaGAGCCGTTTTGGCCAACCGTGCGACAAACGGAAAGAAGTTCCGAGGCAAATCCAAAGAAAAGCCGGATAGGGAAAACAACCTGCGAGCCCGCTAGAGGTCAGCGAGCCAAATGCGTCTGCCCGCTAGCGACGCCGCTCCAGCAAAGTCAGCCAAAGACTCACAAAAGCTGCTTGAGGATCCGCAAATAAAACCCAAAACGCCTTCCGCGTCCTTGAGACGAGACCGGCGTCACGTCTGACTCCGCGCGCTGCGAGCCACACGAGTGAGCGTGCGCCGACTCGCCGCTACGCTGAGCaaagtgagagagggagagacggcTCCCTGGAGAGGAAGCCGATGAAGCCATTTTGCATGCCGCACCACCGTTCCGCTCGATCGGCGACACCGGACGGAGCAAGACAACGGCCATGTTGTAAGGTGCCCCCGTGGCCCGACTCGAGTGATGCCGCTCATCCTCACCCTCTCCTCGCCGCCGCGGTCGTCGTCTCTGACGGGAGCCGGGCCATCGGCGGCGTCCGGCAAGTGTTTCTTGGGCGTGGGCTCCTGGTTCAGCGTGGTGTAGCCCACGTGCTCATAGATGGGGTTGATGGTCATTTTGGCGATGTACTCCGCGGCCTAGAAAAGAAAGGCGGCGGCTTGAAAACacttgggaaaaaaagctttgcgCCGAGCGAAGAGCCGGTTCGGGAACGGTCACCTTGGTCTCGATGTAGAGTGTGATGAGGCCGTCGGTGACCAGGTCATGGATGGACTCGAACCTCTTCTCTCCGACAAAGTGCTTCCCATCGTGGTAAAGACGGAAGTTTCTGGTCTGGCTCCCGAACCTGAATGGGGTGACGATCGGAAAAACGTCTTGGGACAAAAATCGGCTCTCTCACGAATGGCgttcaacaaataaaataaaattcattcattcattcattttccgaaccgcttaatcctcactagggtcgcggggggtactggagcctattccagccgtcttcgggcagtaggcgg
Protein-coding sequences here:
- the LOC127595873 gene encoding N-chimaerin; translated protein: MALNVFDHDEYRPPVWKSYLYQLQQEAPHPRRLTCTCEVDNRPKYYGREYHGMISREEADQLLSQAEGSYLIRESQRQPGTYTLALRFGSQTRNFRLYHDGKHFVGEKRFESIHDLVTDGLITLYIETKAAEYIAKMTINPIYEHVGYTTLNQEPTPKKHLPDAADGPAPVRDDDRGGEERLTSLVRRATLRESDMVPKYEKVHNFKVHTFRGPHWCEYCANFMWGLIAQGVKCADCGLNVHKQCSKVVPNDCQPDLRHVKKVYSCDLTTLVKAHNTKRPMVVDMCIQEIEARGLQSEGLYRISGFSELVEDVKLAFDRDGEKADISSGVYEDINIITGALKLYFRELPIPLITYDAYPRFIESAKVTDPEKRLEALHDALKLLPPAHCESLRYLMAHLKRVTQYEKENLMSSENLGIVFGPTLMRSPDLDAMTALNDIRYQRLVVEMLITNEDVLF